A single genomic interval of Dysidea avara chromosome 8, odDysAvar1.4, whole genome shotgun sequence harbors:
- the LOC136264870 gene encoding uncharacterized protein, protein MSIDEVIDLDSDLEGEPQRETDVFNTILGGMLTDEVIRRYLNLMQVEAKKNGKDVVIFTSFMVEKLQRSGANSLCSWFKKVLATYSVYLFEIPKLIQNSLTASWVLFKNLLI, encoded by the exons ATGAGTATCGATGAAGTGATTGATTTAGACTCGGATTTAGAG GGAGAGCCACAGAGGGAAACCGATGTTTTTAATACTATACTGGGAGGAATGCTAACTGATGAA GTGATACGAAGATATTTGAATCTTATGCAGGTGGAAGCAAAGAAG AATGGAAAGGATGTAGTCATTTTTACATCATTTATGGTAGAAAAGCTACAACGGAGTGGAGCAAACTCACTGTGTAGTTGGTTTAAGAAGGTACTAGCTACCTATAGTGTATACCTCTTTGAAATACCCAAGTTGATACAAAACTCACTTACGGCATCTTGGGTTTTATTTAAGAATTTATTAATATGA